From the Microbacterium sp. W4I4 genome, one window contains:
- a CDS encoding aldehyde dehydrogenase family protein has protein sequence MAQTALAQHLIGGEFLGGADKERENPARPGEVAVRYPSGTAADADAAISAAGDAQPAWAGLPAPARGAVLLRAAEILRSRQTEIAGDLVREEGKTIAEATGEVGRAIGVFQFFGAAGWSATGATYDSALADTTVRTNREPLGVVGLITPWNFPIAIPAWKTAPALISGNSVVIKPAELTPMSVTHLARALQEAGLPAGVFNVVHGPGRVVGQSLAEDRRVAGLSFTGSTAVGLGLQTTLNARRARAQLEMGGKNAVLVLDDADPRRAAAVVAAGAFSLTGQACTATSRVYVTPGIRDAFLKELAEAAARFTPGDGLDPATSMGVVVSRPQLEQDAAAVEAAVSAGATLHHGTGIPDGLGFGPVVATDLEHGSPLASEEIFGPIVAVIDVDDYESGLAAVNDTPYGLTAGICTTSLAYATDFAARVQAGVVKVNRPTSGLDLHVPFGGIKESSSNTFREQGHTATQFYTWEKTVYVGIDR, from the coding sequence ATGGCACAGACAGCACTGGCTCAGCACCTGATCGGCGGCGAGTTCCTCGGCGGCGCGGACAAAGAGCGGGAGAACCCTGCGCGCCCGGGTGAGGTCGCCGTACGGTATCCGAGCGGCACGGCGGCGGATGCGGATGCCGCGATCTCGGCCGCGGGGGACGCTCAGCCCGCGTGGGCCGGGCTTCCCGCACCTGCTCGTGGCGCGGTTCTGCTGCGCGCTGCGGAGATCCTGCGCAGCAGGCAGACCGAGATCGCCGGAGACCTCGTGCGCGAGGAGGGCAAGACCATCGCGGAGGCCACCGGTGAAGTCGGTCGGGCGATCGGCGTCTTCCAGTTCTTCGGGGCTGCCGGTTGGTCGGCCACCGGGGCGACTTATGACAGCGCGCTGGCCGACACCACGGTGCGCACCAACCGGGAGCCGCTCGGTGTGGTCGGACTCATCACCCCCTGGAATTTCCCGATCGCCATCCCCGCCTGGAAGACGGCGCCTGCCCTGATCAGCGGCAACTCCGTCGTGATCAAGCCCGCCGAACTCACCCCGATGTCCGTGACCCATCTGGCCAGAGCGCTGCAGGAGGCCGGGCTTCCCGCCGGCGTCTTCAACGTCGTCCATGGTCCGGGACGTGTCGTCGGTCAGTCCCTCGCCGAGGATCGTCGTGTGGCAGGGCTGTCCTTCACGGGGTCCACCGCTGTCGGGCTCGGCCTGCAGACGACGCTCAATGCGCGCCGCGCGCGGGCTCAGCTGGAGATGGGTGGCAAGAACGCCGTCCTCGTGCTCGATGACGCCGATCCGCGGCGTGCGGCGGCGGTCGTCGCGGCCGGTGCCTTCTCGCTCACCGGTCAGGCGTGCACCGCCACTTCTCGGGTCTACGTGACTCCGGGCATCCGCGACGCGTTCCTGAAGGAGCTCGCCGAGGCCGCCGCGAGGTTCACGCCCGGCGACGGTCTGGATCCCGCCACCAGCATGGGCGTGGTGGTGAGCAGGCCGCAGCTCGAGCAGGATGCCGCGGCCGTCGAGGCTGCGGTGTCGGCGGGCGCCACCCTGCACCACGGGACCGGCATCCCCGACGGACTCGGCTTCGGCCCTGTCGTCGCGACGGATCTCGAGCACGGCTCCCCGCTGGCATCCGAGGAGATCTTCGGGCCGATCGTCGCGGTGATCGATGTCGACGACTACGAGTCCGGCCTGGCTGCCGTCAATGACACGCCGTACGGGCTCACTGCGGGCATCTGCACGACAAGTCTCGCGTACGCGACGGACTTCGCCGCGCGCGTGCAGGCGGGCGTGGTGAAGGTCAACCGGCCGACGTCGGGTCTGGACCTGCACGTGCCGTTCGGCGGCATCAAGGAGTCCTCCTCGAACACGTTCCGCGAACAGGGCCACACGGCCACGCAGTTCTACACCTGGGAGAAGACGGTCTACGTCGGCATCGATCGCTGA
- a CDS encoding NUDIX domain-containing protein: protein MTERIRNIAVGLIVRGEHVLAEEYPASDRHPRFLRAIGGGIDFGETAEEALRREFQEELDVELGEVAQLAVTENHFTLAGRRGHEIVHVFGIHCAALEGMPLDERRANGDSRSIVGWFRLDDLGEDALPFYPNGILEIARGLA from the coding sequence GTGACTGAACGCATCCGCAATATCGCCGTCGGCCTGATCGTCCGAGGCGAACACGTGCTGGCTGAGGAGTACCCGGCATCCGATCGTCACCCGCGGTTCCTGCGCGCGATCGGTGGTGGGATCGACTTCGGTGAGACCGCCGAGGAGGCCCTGCGGCGCGAGTTCCAGGAGGAGCTCGACGTCGAGCTCGGCGAGGTCGCCCAGCTCGCCGTCACCGAGAATCACTTCACCCTCGCCGGACGCCGCGGGCACGAGATCGTGCACGTCTTCGGGATCCACTGCGCAGCGCTGGAGGGGATGCCGCTCGACGAGCGACGGGCGAACGGTGACAGCCGCTCGATCGTCGGCTGGTTCCGCTTGGACGACCTCGGTGAGGACGCGCTGCCGTTCTATCCGAACGGGATCCTCGAGATCGCGCGCGGGCTCGCCTGA
- a CDS encoding VOC family protein: protein MAILTPYLSFRDNAREAMTFYQSVLGGKLDLVEFSSFPGMPHDPADATKIMHSWLATDDGMVLAGSDTPTGMDFQPPQNISISVSGEDEARMQAIWDGLSDRGTVTIPFEAAPWGGLFGMLVDRYGMSWMVTVDVAT from the coding sequence ATGGCAATTCTGACCCCGTACCTCTCGTTCCGCGACAACGCCCGAGAGGCGATGACCTTCTACCAGTCGGTACTCGGCGGCAAACTCGACCTGGTCGAGTTCTCGTCGTTCCCCGGCATGCCGCACGATCCCGCCGACGCCACGAAGATCATGCACTCGTGGCTCGCCACTGACGACGGCATGGTGCTCGCGGGCTCCGACACACCCACCGGCATGGACTTCCAGCCGCCGCAGAACATCTCGATCTCGGTCAGCGGCGAGGACGAGGCGCGGATGCAGGCGATCTGGGACGGCCTCAGCGACCGCGGCACCGTGACCATTCCGTTCGAGGCTGCGCCGTGGGGCGGCCTCTTCGGCATGCTGGTGGACCGCTACGGGATGTCCTGGATGGTGACGGTCGACGTCGCGACGTAG
- a CDS encoding SDR family oxidoreductase, producing MDLGLHGRTALVLASTGGLGRATAEALGREGANVVVTGRRLDAAEEVASRLSSAIGVALDIRDATSRQEAVRAAEERFGAVDVLVINGPGPKPQTAATLSADEAGTAFDDLVRPGVDLISQVLPGMRERGWGRVLAIGSSGVVAPLAGLVTSNLGRAALAGYLKTLAGEVAADGVTVNLLLPGRIATARVDGLDRANADRQGVDVDEVRRRSTALIPAHRYGEPEEFGAMAAVLCSGIASYVTGAAIRCDGGLVQAL from the coding sequence ATGGATCTCGGGCTGCACGGGCGCACGGCGCTCGTCCTGGCATCGACCGGCGGACTCGGGCGCGCCACGGCGGAGGCGCTCGGACGCGAAGGCGCGAACGTCGTCGTGACCGGTCGCCGATTGGACGCGGCCGAGGAGGTCGCCTCACGGCTGTCGTCCGCGATCGGAGTGGCGCTCGACATCCGCGATGCGACCTCGCGGCAGGAGGCCGTGCGCGCAGCCGAGGAACGATTCGGCGCCGTCGACGTGCTGGTGATCAACGGCCCAGGGCCGAAGCCGCAGACCGCCGCAACCCTGTCGGCCGATGAGGCCGGCACGGCGTTCGACGATCTGGTCAGGCCCGGTGTCGACCTGATCTCGCAGGTACTGCCGGGAATGCGCGAACGCGGGTGGGGTCGCGTGCTCGCGATCGGATCCTCCGGAGTCGTCGCCCCGCTCGCGGGTCTGGTGACTTCGAATCTCGGGAGAGCGGCGCTGGCCGGATATCTGAAGACGCTGGCCGGCGAGGTCGCGGCCGACGGCGTCACGGTGAACCTGCTGCTGCCCGGCCGCATCGCAACGGCGCGCGTCGACGGGCTCGATCGGGCGAATGCCGACAGGCAGGGGGTCGACGTCGACGAGGTGCGTCGGCGCTCGACGGCATTGATCCCGGCTCACCGCTACGGGGAGCCGGAGGAGTTCGGTGCGATGGCTGCCGTGCTCTGCAGCGGCATCGCCTCATATGTCACCGGCGCAGCCATCCGCTGCGACGGCGGACTCGTGCAGGCGCTCTGA
- a CDS encoding VOC family protein — MATFDHLGITVDDVPRASEQFNPVFEALGYIRAHNAEDLAYWRRDDEPEILLYPAREHGVHVHGRVGWQHLAFAVESRDEVDRLHAIALDAGWVDVRAPKEYPRFSERYYACFVEDENGIRLEIMHNPPRETSD; from the coding sequence ATGGCGACATTCGATCACCTCGGCATCACCGTCGATGACGTGCCTCGCGCGTCCGAGCAGTTCAACCCCGTCTTCGAAGCGCTCGGATACATCCGCGCGCACAACGCCGAAGACCTCGCGTACTGGCGGCGCGACGACGAACCGGAGATCCTGCTGTACCCGGCCCGGGAGCACGGCGTGCACGTGCACGGTCGGGTCGGCTGGCAGCACCTCGCCTTCGCCGTCGAATCGCGCGACGAGGTCGACCGGCTGCATGCGATCGCGCTGGATGCCGGCTGGGTCGACGTGCGGGCTCCGAAGGAGTACCCCCGGTTCAGCGAGCGCTACTACGCCTGCTTCGTCGAGGATGAGAACGGCATCCGTCTCGAGATCATGCACAATCCCCCGCGGGAGACGTCCGACTGA
- a CDS encoding oxidoreductase has product MSTISSPSQLSDQTGRTVVITGAGSGIGRAAANAFAARGARVILAVRDLDKGRDAADAMDGSVEARSLDLASLASVHAFVDGVQEPVDILVNNAGAMTGSRTQTRDGFESQFGVNHLGHFALTNLLLDRIGSRVVTVTSSAHSSARIDFDDLQWERRAYRPFGAYGQSKLANLLFTAELQRRLTGIGSSVIATAAHPGWASTGFRISSGNRVLDALMALSTPLLAHGPDGGALPTLLAAAGEVPAGGFAGPSRMGGVRGPAAVVEPAAQAKDPDVARRLWDVSERLTGTRFPLVASAEA; this is encoded by the coding sequence ATGAGCACAATCTCTTCTCCTTCTCAGCTCTCCGACCAGACCGGCCGGACCGTCGTGATCACCGGTGCCGGCAGCGGCATCGGCCGAGCAGCTGCCAACGCCTTCGCAGCCCGCGGCGCCCGTGTGATCCTCGCCGTCCGCGACCTCGACAAGGGGCGTGACGCCGCCGATGCGATGGACGGCTCCGTCGAAGCGCGATCGCTCGACCTGGCGTCACTCGCCTCCGTTCATGCCTTCGTCGACGGTGTGCAGGAACCCGTCGACATCCTCGTGAACAACGCGGGCGCCATGACCGGCTCCCGCACACAGACGCGCGACGGATTCGAGAGCCAGTTCGGTGTCAACCACCTCGGACACTTCGCGCTGACGAACCTGCTGCTGGATCGCATCGGCAGCCGTGTGGTGACGGTCACCTCCAGCGCGCACAGTTCGGCCCGGATCGACTTCGATGACCTGCAGTGGGAGCGGCGTGCGTATCGTCCGTTCGGCGCGTACGGCCAGTCCAAGCTCGCCAATCTGCTCTTCACCGCCGAGCTGCAGCGTCGACTGACAGGCATCGGCTCGTCCGTGATCGCCACCGCCGCGCACCCGGGGTGGGCGTCGACCGGGTTCCGGATCTCCAGCGGCAATCGTGTCCTCGACGCGCTCATGGCTCTCAGTACGCCGCTTCTCGCCCACGGCCCGGACGGCGGAGCTCTCCCCACGCTGCTGGCCGCAGCGGGAGAGGTCCCGGCCGGTGGCTTCGCCGGGCCGAGCCGCATGGGTGGTGTGCGCGGCCCGGCGGCGGTCGTCGAGCCCGCTGCGCAGGCGAAGGATCCCGACGTCGCCAGACGCCTCTGGGACGTGTCCGAACGTCTCACCGGCACCCGCTTCCCGCTGGTGGCCAGCGCCGAGGCCTGA
- a CDS encoding CaiB/BaiF CoA-transferase family protein, giving the protein MTAPVRMSGADQALPLAGIRVIDFTQVFMGPSCTQLLGDFGADVIKVERPEYGDISRNSVPDRDGQDNPIFLSINRNKRSVAMDTKSEAGREALRALIAESDVVVSNFRAGVMERMGFGYEELKAINPRIIWASGTGFGPVGPHSSEGGQDVVIQAYSGVLWRRSADDVPLTIYPTTLCDYTTGMHLFQGILLALRSRDVNGVGQKVEVAMYDSMLHMQMQEASMHMNRGREINWARMPLSGVFPTVDSAVCIVGGFTTEPLRKISEALEVGEDLSLRPEFADFDAQTANRAALQAIFAEQIAGNTTEYWTGRLEAVGILNAPVRTMAEALDDEQTAVNGMIVEAEHPVAGTVKMLGTPIHLSGTPATVRRVGPRLGEHNEEVLAEFGFDEDRIRVLIEAGALR; this is encoded by the coding sequence ATGACCGCCCCGGTTCGGATGTCCGGCGCGGATCAGGCGCTGCCACTGGCCGGCATCCGCGTCATCGACTTCACCCAGGTGTTCATGGGCCCCAGCTGCACGCAGCTGCTCGGTGACTTCGGCGCCGATGTGATCAAGGTCGAGCGTCCCGAGTACGGAGACATCTCCCGCAACTCGGTGCCCGACCGCGACGGTCAGGACAACCCGATCTTCCTCTCCATCAATCGCAACAAGCGCAGTGTCGCGATGGACACGAAATCGGAGGCGGGCCGCGAGGCGCTTCGCGCTCTCATCGCCGAATCCGACGTGGTCGTCAGCAACTTCCGCGCCGGGGTGATGGAGCGGATGGGATTCGGCTACGAGGAGCTCAAAGCGATCAATCCGCGCATCATCTGGGCATCCGGCACCGGCTTCGGCCCGGTCGGGCCGCACTCGTCCGAAGGCGGCCAGGACGTCGTCATTCAGGCGTACTCCGGGGTGCTCTGGCGTCGCTCGGCCGACGATGTCCCGCTGACGATCTACCCGACCACGCTGTGCGACTACACGACCGGGATGCACCTGTTCCAGGGCATTCTGCTCGCCCTGCGGTCTCGCGACGTGAACGGGGTCGGCCAGAAAGTCGAGGTCGCCATGTACGACTCCATGCTGCACATGCAGATGCAGGAGGCGAGCATGCACATGAACCGCGGACGCGAGATCAACTGGGCGCGGATGCCGCTGAGCGGCGTCTTCCCGACCGTCGACTCCGCAGTGTGCATCGTGGGCGGCTTCACGACTGAGCCGCTTCGCAAGATCAGCGAGGCGCTCGAGGTCGGCGAGGACCTGTCGCTGCGGCCCGAGTTCGCGGACTTCGACGCGCAGACCGCCAACCGTGCGGCGCTGCAGGCCATCTTCGCCGAGCAGATCGCCGGAAACACCACGGAGTACTGGACCGGGCGGCTCGAGGCCGTCGGCATCCTCAATGCTCCGGTGCGCACCATGGCCGAAGCCCTGGACGACGAACAGACCGCCGTGAACGGCATGATCGTCGAGGCCGAGCATCCCGTCGCTGGCACGGTGAAGATGCTGGGCACGCCTATCCACCTCTCCGGCACACCAGCCACGGTTCGCCGGGTGGGACCGCGGCTGGGTGAGCACAACGAGGAGGTGCTCGCCGAGTTCGGATTCGACGAGGACCGCATCCGCGTGCTCATCGAGGCGGGGGCACTGCGATGA
- a CDS encoding TetR/AcrR family transcriptional regulator — translation MTSPRPYHHGNLRRAVLDVAMERLHEVAASELSLRELTGEIGVSHAAPRRYFPDRQALLDALATEGFARIGARLREATAEGNQQERIRAIARAYLDFTAAEPNLVELMFAHKRDADRDSIAHSAVEAFSPLLEVFPSADPAGAQQTGTTFLATLQGLASLIACGVVQPEQIEALVEDIVGRYGTDLA, via the coding sequence ATGACCTCTCCTCGCCCGTACCATCACGGCAATCTGCGTCGAGCCGTCCTTGATGTCGCAATGGAGAGGCTGCACGAGGTCGCGGCGTCGGAACTCTCACTCCGCGAACTCACCGGCGAAATCGGGGTGAGCCACGCCGCTCCGCGCAGGTATTTTCCGGACCGCCAGGCGCTCCTCGACGCGTTGGCGACCGAAGGTTTCGCACGCATCGGTGCGCGGCTGCGTGAGGCGACCGCCGAGGGCAACCAGCAGGAGCGAATCCGTGCGATCGCCCGCGCCTATCTCGACTTCACGGCCGCAGAGCCGAACCTGGTCGAGCTGATGTTCGCCCACAAGCGCGACGCCGACCGGGACTCCATCGCGCACAGCGCGGTCGAGGCGTTCTCCCCTCTCCTCGAGGTGTTCCCGTCCGCGGATCCGGCCGGAGCACAGCAGACGGGCACGACGTTCCTCGCCACACTCCAGGGCCTCGCCTCCCTGATCGCCTGCGGCGTCGTTCAGCCGGAGCAGATCGAGGCTCTCGTCGAAGACATCGTCGGCAGGTACGGCACCGACCTCGCCTGA
- a CDS encoding dihydrodipicolinate synthase family protein has translation MSAVTQEARAALESGVWGVVATPFTADASAVDELSLARLVQFSESAGVRGLTVLGVFGEAASLTEQERELALRVVVDSTDVPIVTGITALDTDDVIREIASAAAVTGERFRAAMVQVNSSHADDVVRHLEAIVAATGASIVLQDYPRASGVAISADALQVVLDAGPGIVAVKAEAPPTSPAVARITACGTTASVFGGLGGQGLLDELVSGAAGAMTGFSFPEGLVRTIDAWQEGGFSAASRALLPYLPLINFEQQAGIALGIRKELMRRRGLIENATVRPPATPFPAALSAHAQRHLDLVAELQEA, from the coding sequence ATGAGCGCCGTGACTCAGGAGGCGCGCGCGGCACTCGAGTCCGGAGTCTGGGGCGTGGTCGCCACGCCGTTCACCGCTGATGCGTCGGCCGTGGACGAGCTGAGCCTGGCCCGGCTGGTGCAGTTCAGCGAGTCTGCGGGCGTCCGCGGCCTGACCGTGCTCGGAGTGTTCGGCGAAGCCGCATCGCTGACCGAGCAGGAACGCGAGCTCGCACTGCGGGTGGTCGTGGACAGCACAGACGTGCCGATCGTGACAGGCATCACGGCCCTCGACACGGACGACGTCATCCGCGAGATCGCGAGCGCGGCCGCCGTGACTGGGGAGCGTTTCCGCGCGGCGATGGTGCAGGTCAACTCCTCGCACGCCGATGATGTCGTCCGCCACCTCGAGGCGATCGTGGCGGCGACCGGTGCGTCGATCGTGCTGCAGGACTACCCGCGGGCGAGCGGCGTGGCGATCTCGGCCGACGCGCTCCAAGTCGTGCTCGACGCCGGCCCGGGCATCGTCGCCGTCAAGGCCGAAGCACCGCCGACCTCGCCCGCGGTGGCGAGGATCACGGCATGCGGAACAACCGCCTCGGTCTTCGGCGGCCTCGGCGGACAGGGCCTGCTCGACGAGCTCGTCAGCGGCGCAGCCGGCGCGATGACCGGATTCTCCTTTCCGGAGGGTCTGGTCAGGACGATCGACGCCTGGCAGGAAGGCGGGTTCTCCGCCGCATCGCGTGCGCTGCTGCCGTACCTTCCCCTGATCAACTTCGAGCAGCAGGCCGGAATCGCTCTGGGCATCCGCAAGGAGCTGATGCGGCGCCGCGGCCTCATCGAGAACGCGACGGTACGCCCGCCGGCCACGCCGTTCCCTGCCGCGCTGAGTGCGCACGCCCAACGGCATCTCGATCTGGTCGCGGAACTGCAGGAGGCCTGA
- a CDS encoding VOC family protein → MALLDHLGISVLDIEHARRQFHPVLTALGYSLGVEAPNGISWDNGSETEIIIFGIRDDAEAAPHRHGEVGWQHLAFAVGSREEVDRVHGIAVEAGWTIVREPKIYTRFNDRYYASFVEDESGIRIEFMHNPPRDAT, encoded by the coding sequence ATGGCCCTTCTGGATCACCTCGGCATCTCCGTCCTCGACATCGAGCACGCGAGGCGCCAGTTCCATCCCGTGCTGACAGCTCTCGGGTACTCGCTCGGCGTCGAGGCGCCGAACGGGATCTCGTGGGACAACGGGTCCGAGACCGAGATCATCATCTTCGGGATCCGCGACGACGCAGAAGCGGCTCCGCACCGGCACGGCGAGGTCGGATGGCAGCACCTCGCGTTCGCCGTGGGCTCCCGCGAGGAGGTCGACCGCGTGCACGGGATCGCCGTGGAAGCCGGATGGACGATCGTGCGCGAACCCAAGATCTACACGCGCTTCAACGACCGCTACTACGCCTCGTTCGTCGAGGACGAGAGCGGCATCCGGATCGAGTTCATGCACAACCCGCCCCGAGACGCTACGTGA
- a CDS encoding CPBP family intramembrane glutamic endopeptidase, giving the protein MTSSTSPDTKNLGIIRRFLAFPLVWFVLGAVVIIAVDQVIRVAASGFGAPIRIVASLVSAALAIGIYVLTMRLLARRRTPELRGSVFREILLGAAIGAFFVISSVLVIAALGGYSVQWHPIDALNTVSLAIVFNFGVAIVEELAFRGLALQAIEKLGGPWIAIAVTALLFGGAHLLNANATPWSALAIALEAGVLIGAAFVWRRSLWFVIGLHFAWNTLVSLLGIPVSGSRKPGLFATTTHGPDWLTGGAFGIEASVITVAVGVVVSTVMIIAAVRTRRVTA; this is encoded by the coding sequence ATGACCTCGTCCACCTCCCCCGACACGAAGAACCTCGGCATCATCCGACGCTTTCTCGCCTTTCCACTCGTCTGGTTCGTGCTGGGTGCGGTCGTGATCATCGCCGTCGACCAGGTGATCAGAGTCGCTGCCTCCGGGTTCGGCGCTCCGATCCGCATCGTCGCCTCGCTCGTCAGCGCGGCCCTCGCGATCGGCATCTACGTGCTGACCATGCGGCTGCTCGCGCGACGGCGCACGCCCGAGCTGCGCGGATCCGTCTTTCGAGAGATTCTCCTGGGCGCTGCGATCGGGGCGTTCTTCGTGATCTCCTCGGTACTCGTCATCGCCGCGCTCGGCGGCTACAGCGTGCAATGGCATCCGATCGACGCGCTGAACACGGTGTCGCTGGCGATCGTGTTCAACTTCGGCGTAGCGATCGTCGAGGAGCTCGCATTCCGCGGACTGGCGCTTCAGGCGATCGAGAAGCTCGGCGGCCCGTGGATCGCGATCGCGGTCACCGCACTGCTGTTCGGTGGGGCGCACCTTCTGAACGCGAATGCAACGCCGTGGAGTGCCCTGGCGATCGCTTTGGAGGCCGGCGTTCTCATCGGCGCAGCCTTCGTCTGGCGGCGCAGCCTGTGGTTCGTCATCGGACTGCACTTCGCGTGGAACACGTTGGTGAGCCTGCTCGGCATCCCCGTCTCGGGCAGCCGCAAGCCCGGACTCTTCGCGACCACCACTCACGGTCCGGACTGGCTGACCGGCGGAGCGTTCGGAATCGAGGCATCGGTCATCACGGTCGCCGTAGGCGTCGTGGTCTCGACGGTGATGATCATCGCCGCGGTGCGCACGCGTCGCGTCACGGCATGA
- a CDS encoding enoyl-CoA hydratase-related protein has protein sequence MTTTEWEAGVRLDIDERGVATVTIDRPDVRNAVDQRTHDALNEVWALMEGSPDVRVVVVTGGGDRAFCAGADMSAAAVGKTGLEYWAGLDPNGFGGISLRRTLLVPIIARVNGYAVGGGMEIALGADIIVAAEHAKFGLTEPRVGRLALDGGIHQLVRKVPHQLAMGMLLTGRMIPAQEAHRMGLANEVVPMDDLDAAVERWIADLLASSPSSIRAMKQMIAETGHLTAREARGMRLPALIDALDSDDAREGVEAFQQKRAPKWTGR, from the coding sequence ATGACGACCACGGAATGGGAAGCGGGCGTCCGACTCGACATCGACGAGCGCGGTGTGGCCACGGTCACCATCGACCGGCCCGACGTGCGCAACGCCGTCGACCAGCGCACGCACGACGCGCTGAACGAGGTGTGGGCCCTGATGGAGGGCTCCCCGGACGTGCGGGTGGTGGTCGTCACCGGTGGCGGTGACCGAGCTTTCTGCGCAGGCGCCGACATGTCCGCCGCGGCCGTGGGCAAGACCGGGCTGGAGTACTGGGCAGGTCTGGACCCGAACGGCTTCGGCGGGATCAGCCTGCGCCGCACGCTCCTGGTGCCGATCATCGCCCGCGTGAACGGGTACGCGGTGGGAGGCGGAATGGAGATCGCCCTCGGCGCCGACATCATCGTCGCCGCGGAGCACGCGAAGTTCGGGCTCACCGAGCCCCGTGTCGGCAGGCTCGCCCTCGACGGCGGCATTCACCAGCTTGTGCGCAAGGTGCCGCACCAGCTGGCGATGGGCATGCTGCTCACCGGGCGCATGATTCCTGCGCAGGAGGCCCACCGGATGGGGCTGGCCAACGAGGTCGTTCCGATGGACGATCTGGATGCCGCGGTCGAGCGCTGGATCGCCGATCTGCTCGCCAGCTCACCCAGCTCGATCCGTGCGATGAAGCAGATGATCGCCGAGACCGGGCACCTCACCGCGCGGGAAGCGCGCGGCATGCGCCTTCCCGCGCTCATCGACGCGCTCGACAGTGACGACGCCCGAGAGGGTGTGGAGGCGTTTCAGCAGAAGCGCGCGCCGAAGTGGACAGGCCGATGA
- a CDS encoding DNA-3-methyladenine glycosylase, with protein sequence MTSVTDAALRARESVYRPQHPLDLMATVGMLRRGGTDPTMLIDGGRIWMAFRTDAGVATLCLRATGDDVRAAAWGPGADDALDSVPRLCGAEDDPTGFDVTSHPKLSELARRNPGIRMARTLRVFDALACAILEQKVTGMQAFGAWRHLVSRHGERAPGPTPRPMFAAPSADVWRAIPSWTFHRAGVEPSQARTIARSAIRGAAIERAVLAASDGDARDRVLTSLPGIGLWTSAETRIRALGDPDAVSVADFHLAHEVGYALTGSRTDDAGMLELLAPWAGHRQRVIRLLFSNGIPEPRRGARLAPEDHRSR encoded by the coding sequence ATGACCTCGGTGACGGATGCCGCGCTGCGCGCACGCGAATCCGTCTACCGTCCGCAGCATCCGCTCGATCTGATGGCGACGGTCGGGATGCTGCGCCGCGGCGGCACCGATCCGACGATGCTCATCGATGGCGGTCGGATCTGGATGGCGTTCCGCACGGATGCCGGCGTCGCAACGCTCTGCCTGCGCGCGACGGGCGACGATGTGCGCGCGGCAGCGTGGGGGCCCGGCGCTGACGACGCACTCGATTCGGTGCCGAGATTGTGCGGTGCGGAAGACGATCCGACCGGGTTCGACGTGACCTCGCATCCGAAGCTCTCCGAGCTCGCGCGGCGCAATCCGGGCATCCGGATGGCACGCACGCTGCGCGTCTTCGATGCCCTGGCGTGCGCGATCCTCGAGCAGAAAGTCACCGGCATGCAGGCGTTCGGAGCCTGGCGGCATCTGGTGAGCCGGCACGGCGAGCGCGCTCCCGGTCCCACGCCGCGGCCGATGTTCGCCGCACCGTCAGCGGACGTGTGGCGGGCTATCCCGTCCTGGACGTTCCACCGCGCCGGGGTGGAGCCGTCGCAGGCGCGCACCATCGCCCGGTCGGCGATCCGCGGCGCGGCGATCGAGCGCGCCGTGCTCGCGGCATCCGACGGCGACGCCCGCGATCGAGTCCTCACCAGTCTGCCCGGCATCGGCCTGTGGACCTCTGCCGAGACCCGCATCCGGGCTCTCGGGGATCCGGATGCCGTCAGCGTCGCGGATTTCCATCTGGCACACGAGGTCGGCTACGCGCTGACCGGAAGCCGGACCGACGATGCGGGGATGCTGGAACTGCTCGCCCCCTGGGCGGGGCACCGCCAGCGTGTCATCCGACTGCTGTTCTCGAACGGCATCCCCGAGCCGCGTCGCGGTGCCCGCCTGGCGCCGGAGGATCACCGGAGCCGGTGA